One stretch of Toxoplasma gondii ME49 chromosome XI, whole genome shotgun sequence DNA includes these proteins:
- a CDS encoding hypothetical protein (encoded by transcript TGME49_314850~Predicted trans-membrane domain (TMHMM2.0):20-43) translates to MFLAERKTPLAGVSPLASGRVLVVLVIGTVTGVSLWPMFRGAWKDVPVCRSVEADHCHLRFVSLLALRFVSRLLSLLSAYCVFCPLVVSASSSSSPLSRGAPSSRKAPLVFSTEISSRASNPASDLFGGPASDAQARGCLRRSIPEAVALRAKSASPLFSLFSRLEMALVDTLALVPSLAALASPSPPSPSPGRPGVSVPPRPLLKRSSSLVVLGLLVHLLSGSPGVAPVDVLRSFDRLFLAEAAQLLRDDVEAQSSTNRRKSAVADPDDWETQRREWRYPQARGPAETGSSVPPGDSFGAGAQRQRENGDPVHTHSLRAPFVLEGNEIPAPRSDHRFRRFVRLANGMEILILVDPLQLRSAPSHVSLSVAGGFLHDPAHLPGLATLSGHLIFNNYVPVSSALSAASLAGGVGSEQKSLGRRAESRNRRGEGGRDPEQEQGREEPSSDSESGGMFPSLDAFLFAHDAAEPLHFSTGEFASALSYSLPTPALAASLAELKHILLHPNITDASVGVGVVQLLQQQQKQVQKRKSEPYWRKASILKNHVFNPAHKTSRFHVGSTDLIFLLLHHQQEAAARTAVEGSGRGAGSGREAKDPVFERVSLPMFQHVNVWLKNEDIPSLVWEWHKRFYVANAFKLVVSTPGSQRDLDRLTDQIQRLFDPLPSNPALEHAFTCKADAETPFFASAQEAEAFAHQELEASMRATAHSRRGNKRDRAEKCQRRGTGRASEGPEESAGVLEEGDRNRDSSGTFFQPSRVAQVACGPARERPSQGEGDRETRRGPGETAAGRNGSEERRAETSDSRCGSSAEATGQTSCAVADDSAKTKETDDGARKRDDPTEVPVARHCDLRKEILLEPATENEHSVDFVFVFEKPHPKWTVFDAKYVVDVLGSEGPGSLVAHLRKQGLAESIDVEAEESRCYSTLRASVELKDFNMNHTAIMLIGSSLFSYLRFIRESVLDRAFVESRMRMYRLAFDAHVPPLPPRPPLPGALGTIPALLPSSLLQSSLPSSSPGQAGTNFSPQEEVAYLAADLQEILSPARVFTEQWLLEDVGKQSLEHYLDQLTPDNLILMISSPLVVPLCTLVSSFFGIPFAINPLDATQDAAWSALVSLPPERALLLARRTGFSLPPASLFVPETPAHVDHHLGDNAVDRFGQARGGGGRAADEPEAEAGGAETVEPNSRGPARSGADASSLSEEEERVLFSSRQVPRLLAFEDGEESTGLSCSGHCELFHLPYRTPEQNPPRASVTLLLNYAVPSLSLLREDEQATQAETKMGGAKGRTGGEPPLRDTAISPTRYREAVVSLMGLYVATVKEMLHEVTVYASMAEIAFSIEADQYMSTVEIHVEGVSAVIPVLVELIVKGLMAGSPGSPVAGRAPPEGDAGRESPATAVPPLPQVFACRNPWKDACGDFLDLGAFERVKQEKIDELREGAHDLPSCLAEVVFTTLLRDRDWGGRHSKLDVIRHARLRDVEDAGALLKGKLFVQALVAGDMSETAAKRLMSNVSSRLQLSGKPAVEELSWEPVLSMKKMNFPSFVERQIRHRGGRALPAVPRYRWRLAYGSWVESNVCSPFSLSTSPSFELVDEDRLDARQRSESTGKASKAKIDQERGTPKTANGPAKEAPLTHPDGLHGPLLGMSALRIELGVLTDKQLAIAAVLELLLAYPMYRHVCALDGACHSLSFSLRQEPAGVSYFLLDLRTFEVPACVATERAEAWFFTQAGVFSGMFPTRGDASHVSSWTLNSASPGSAESPASQADVALYPSDGETVLLRRDFLKKQYAHNPAIRSVPRKASEAREARGKPEQETSFQERPSGSCAGAACPEAVGRRASFGASEGGTGDAGSAAVSPSGQDDSSEGEAGEREEREEREHAASCSESTHGADRLPRGGVSPDLSGSSCTASRESVDDGSRSGAPGLASAFDPRQHRAFEEPGFFVFLDRDRFQKAKDAAEASFLMLYDWEADHVQRRRRREAERSASGREEDGNDAKRDAKRTENPETEEGEADTFLGRPFIPADIQMFVHEIRKRTYVFARREQVARHIRSLTLEDAREFFLNSVIVAPWLVVELSNLLVPSSSNNFDGFSEPHATSGVGGMMTSGPEACSSSDSFYAERGMPDMTTLDMRSSSNPLWRLRNSWVDVESINGFREATMNAYTLGIPELYRRQGRVSKQQSA, encoded by the exons ATGTTTCTTgcggaaagaaagacaccGCTGGCGGGggtctctcccctcgccaGCGGGCGAGTGCTCGTGGTTCTCGTCATCGGCACAGTTACAGGCGTCTCTCTATGGCCCATGTTTCGCGGTGCATGGAAGGATGTCCCTGTCTGCAGGAGCGTCGAGGCTGACCACTGTCACCtacgcttcgtctccttgcTCGCCCTCAGGTTCGTCTCCCGActcctctcgctgctctcggcCTACTGTGTCTTCTGCCCTCTAGTCGTCTcagcctcctcctcttcttcgccgttgAGTCGTGGGGCACCTTCGTCAAGGAAGGCGccgctcgtcttctcgactGAAatctcctctcgcgcctcgaACCCAGCCTCGGACCTCTTCGGCGGTCCTGCGTCCGATGCACAGGCACGCGGCTGTCTGCGTAGATCAATCCCCGAAGCGGTGGCTCTTCGGGCAaaatctgcttctcctcttttctcgctgttttcGCGTCTGGAGATGGCGCTTGTCGATACACTCGCGCTAgtcccttctctcgctgctctcgcgtcgccctctcctccgtcgccttctcctggaAGACCAGGCGTCTCTGTGCCTCCGCGGCCGCTCCTCAAgcgctcctcctctctcgtggTTTTAGGCCTGTTGGTTCACTTGCTCTCCGGATCGCCTGGCGTTGCTCCCGTCGACGTTCTGCGTTCCTTCGACAGGCTGTTTCTCGCCGAGGCGGCGCAACTGCTGCGCGACGACGTGGAGGCACAGAGCTCAACGAACCGACGAAAAAGTGCAGTGGCAGATCCAGACGACTGGGAGACACAGCGCAGGGAGTGGAGATACCCGCAGGCGCGAGGgccggcggagacaggctcGAGCGTTCCGCCGGGAGACAGCTTCGGCGCTGGGGCTCAGAGACAACGCGAGAACGGAGACCCTGTCCATACGCACTCGCTCCGCGCTCCCTTCGTCCTCGAAGGAAATGAAATTCCAGCTCCGAGAAGTGACCACAGATTTCGTCGCTTCGTCAG aCTCGCGAATGGGATGGAAATCCTTATCCTCGTGGAtccgctgcagctgcggtCGGCGCCTTCACACGTatcgctctctgtcgcgggCGGCTTTCTCCACGACCCTGCTCACTTGCCTGGCCTCGCCACGCTGTCCGGACATCTGATTTTCAACAACTACGTTCCGGTGTCTTCGGCGTTGTCTGCGGCGTCGCTCGCAGGTGGAGTGGGGAGCGAGCAAAAGAGTTTGGGTCGCCGCGCGGAGTCTCGGAACCGGCGCGGAGAGGGCGGGAGAGATCCAGAGCAGGAGCAGGGACGCGAAGAGCCGTCCTCTGACAGCGAGTCAGGGGGGATGTTTCCATCGTTGGATGCGTTCTTGTTCGCCCATGACGCCGCAGAGCCACTACACTTCTCCACAGGAGAATTCGCCTCTGCTCTTTCGTACTCGCTGCCGACTCCTGcgctcgctgcctctctcgccgaaCTGAAGCACATTCTTCTGCATCCGAACATCACGGACGCGAGCGTCGGCGTTGGCGTCGTTCAacttctgcagcagcagcaaaaGCAAgtgcagaaacgaaaaagcgaaCCCTACTGGCGCAAAGCTTCAATCCTCAAAAACCACGTG TTCAACCCAGCTCACAAGACTTCGCGGTTCCACGTGGGTTCGACGGACTTGATTTTTTTGCTGCTGCACCACCAGCaagaggcggcggcgcgaaCGGCTGTGGAGGGCAGCGGACGCGGAGCCGGTTCGGgccgagaagcgaaggatcCGGTGTTCGAGCGGGTGTCTCTGCCGATGTTCCAGCATGTGAATGTGTGGCTGAAGAACGAAGACATTCCGTCTTTGGTGTGGGAATGGCACAAACGTTTCTACGTCGCGAATGCGTTCAAACTCGTCGTGTCGACGCCGGGGTCGCAGCGAGACCTAGACAGGCTCACTGACCAGATTCAGCGTCTGTTCGACCCTTTGCCTTCCAATCCCGCCCTCGAACATGCCTTCACTTGCAAAGCCGACGCCGAgacgcctttcttcgcttcagCGCAAGAGGCCGAAGCTTTTGCCCACCAAGAACTGGAGGCCTCGATGCGGGCGACCGCGCACAGCAGACGCGGCAACAAGAGAGACCGAGCGGAGAAGTGTCAGCGACGGGGGACCGGCAGAGCCAGCGAGGGACCTGAAGAGAGTGCCGGCGTcctggaagaaggagacaggaacagaGACTCCTCTGGCACCTTCTTCCAACCCTCGCGCGTAGCTCAAGTCGCCTGTGGCCCGGCTCGAGAAAGGCCCTCGCagggcgaaggagacagagagacacggaggggaccaggagagacagcagcaggGAGGAacggcagcgaagagaggcgtGCAGAGACCAGCGACTCTCGCTGTGGTTCAAgcgcagaagcgacagggCAAACGTCGTGTGCGGTCGCTGACGACTCTGcaaagacaaaggagacagacgacggtGCTCGCAAGCGAGACGACCCGACGGAGGTGCCTGTAGCGAGACACTGCGACCTGCGAAAAGAAATTCTGTTGGAGCCTGCGACGGAGAACGAGCACAGCGTTGACtttgtttttgtgtttgAGAAACCCCATCCAAAGTGGACTGTGTTCGACGCCAA ATACGTCGTCGATGTCCTCGGTTCAGAAGGACCCGGCTCGCTGGTCGCACACCTGCGGAAACAAGGCCTTGCAGAGTCGATCGACGTTGAGGCCGAAGAAAGCCGCTGCTACTCGACTCTTCGCGCCTCCGTGGAACTCAAAGACTTCAACATGAATCACACGGCCATCATGCTGAtcggctcttctctcttctcctaTCTAAG ATTCATTCGCGAGTCGGTCCTGGATCGCGCCTTTGTCGAGAGCCGCATGCGCATGTAccgtctcgccttcgacgCCCATGTGCCCCCGCTGCCGCCGCGGCCGCCGCTGCCTGGAGCCCTCGGGACGATTCCAGCTCTGCTTCCGTCCTCGCTGCTACAGTCGtcccttccctcctcttcacctGGCCAGGCAGGAACAAACTTTTCGCCGCAAGAAGAAGTCGCTTATCTTGCTGCAGACTTGCAAGAAATCCTTTCTCCGGCGCGAGTGTTCACCGAACAGTGGCTCCTCGAGGACGTCGGAAAACAGTCCCTGGAGCATTACTTGGACCAGCTAACACCCGACAACCTCATCCTCATG aTATCTTCTCCACTCGTGGTGCCGCTGTGCACGTTGgtgtcttcctttttcggCATTCCGTTTGCAATCAATCCGCTGGACGCGACGCAAGACGCCGCCTGGTCGGCGCTCGTGTCTTTGCCGCCTGAACgggcgcttcttctcgctcggcggactggcttctctctcccgccggCGTCCTTGTTTGTTCCCGAGACGCCTGCCCACGTCGACCACCATTTGGGCGACAACGCGGTGGATCGCTTTGGGCAGGCGCGGGGCGGCGGCGGACGAGCCGCGGACGAGCCCGAGGCGGAGGCCGGtggcgcggagacagtggagcCCAACAGCCGCGGCCCGGCTCGCAGCGGGGCGGAcgcctcttccctctcagaagaagaagagcgagtgctgttttcttctcggcaGGTGCCGCGACTGTTGGCTTTTGAAGACGGGGAGGAGAGTACGGGTCTCTCCTGTTCAGGTCACTGCGAGTTGTTTCACCTGCCCTACCGCACACCGGAACAGAATCCGCCTCGGGCGTCCGTCACGCTGCTTCTGAACTACGCGgtgccctctctctccttgctaAGAGAGGACGAGCAGGCGACGCAGGCCGAGACAAAGATGGGAGGAGCCAAGGGAAGAACTGGAGGCGAGCCGCCCTTGAGAGACACTGCCATCTCCCCGACGAGATATCGAGAAGCCGTCGTCAGCCTCATGGGTTTGTACGTCGCGACGGTCAAGGAAATGCTCCACGAG GTGACAGTGTATGCTTCCATGGCAGAAATTGCCTTTTCAATCGAGGCCGACCAGTACATGTCGACTGTCGAG ATCCACGTGgaaggcgtctctgctgttATCCCCGTCCTTGTCGAGCTGATTGTGAAGGGCCTGATGGCTGGTTCTCCAGGCTCGCCTGTGGCCGGGAGAGCACCCcccgaaggcgacgcaggtCGCGAGTCTCCGGCGACGGCTGTTCCGCCCCTGCCACAAGTCTTTGCGTGTCGCAACCCATGGAAAGACGCATGCGGGGACTTTCTCGACCTCGGCGCATTTGAGAGGgtgaagcaggagaagatCGACGAACTCCGAGAAGGTGCTCACGACTTGCCGAGCTGCCTGGCGGAAGTGGTGTTCACGACGCTCctgcgagacagagactggGGAGGCAGACACAGCAAGCTCGATGTGATTCGCCATGCACGGCTTCGCGATGTCGAGGACGCCGGGGCTCTGCTCAAAGGGAAGCTCTTCGTCCAGGCCCTCGTGGCG GGCGACATGAGTGAGACTGCTGCGAAGCGCCTCATGTCGAACGTCTCTTCTCGGTTGCAGCTGTCTGGGAAGCCTGCAGTTGAGGAGCTGTCATGGGAACCAGTTCTTTCGATGAAAAAAATGAATTTTCCTTCATTTGTCGAGCGACAAATTCGACACCGCGGTGGTAGAGCCCTTCCTGCCGTGCCGCGCTATCGCTGGCGTCTGGCTTACGGCTCATGGGTGGAAAGCAATGTATGTTCGCCGTTCTCTTTGTCgacgtctccttccttcgagCTCGTAGATGAAGATCGTCTggacgcgagacagaggtcCGAGAGCACGGGGAAAGCGAGCAAGGCGAAGATAGACCAAGAAAGGGGGACTCCCAAGACTGCCAATGGGCCTGCCAAAGAGGCGCCACTCACCCACCCGGACGGTCTCCACGGTCCTCTCCTCGGGATGTCTGCACTCCGCATTGAG cttgGAGTCCTGACAGACAAGCAGCTGGCCATCGCCGCGGTGCTTGAACTCCTCTTGGCGTATCCGATGTATCGGCACGTGTGTGCATTGGATGGCGCGTGTCactccctttccttttctcttcgccagGAG CCTGCCGGCGTGAGCTACTTTCTGCTGGATTTGCGGACCTTCGAAgtgcctgcatgcgttgcgaCGGAGCGAGCAGAAGCCTGGTTCTTTACACAAGCGGGAGTATTCTCTGGGATGTTTCCTACTCGTGGGGACGCTTCGCACGTTTCTTCTTGGACTTTGAATTCGGCTTCGCCGGGGAGCGCGGAGTCGCCAGCCTCTCAGGCCGACGTCGCCCTCTATCCGTCcgatggagagacagtgtTGCTGCGAAGAGACTTCCTCAAGAAGCAGTATGCCCACAATCCCGCGATCAGGAGTGTTCCGAGAAAGGCGTCTGAAGCGCGGGAAGCGAGAGGCAAACCGGAGCAGGAAACTTCCTTCCAAGAAAGACCGTCAGGTTCTTGCGCGGGGGCCGCGTGCCCCGAGGCGGTGGGCAGACGGGCCTCTTTCGGAGCCTCCGAGGGAGGGACGGGGGACGCCGGAAGCGCggcggtgtctccttcggggcaggacgacagcagcgagggcgaggcaggggagcgagaagagcgagaagagagagagcacgcGGCGTCGTGTTCAGAGAGCACGCACGGCGCCGACAGACTCCCCAGAGGTGGAGTCAGCCCAGACCTTTCAGGGTCGAGTTGCACGGCGTCGCGAGAGAGCGTCGACGACGGCTCTCGCTCAGGTGCTCCGGGGTTGGCCTCTGCCTTCGATCCGCGGCAACACAGAGCCTTTGAGGAGCCGGgatttttcgttttcctcgacCGAGACAGGTttcagaaggcgaaggacgcCGCAGAGGCTTCTTTCCTCATGCTTTACGACTGGGAGGCGGACCATGtccagagacggagaaggcgagaagcagaaaggagcgCTTCTggtcgagaggaagacggtaACGACGCGAAGCGTGACGCGAAGAGAACGGAAAATccagagacggaagaaggagaagccgacACCTTTCTTGGTCGACCTTTTATTCCTGCAGACATACAAATGTTCGTTCACGAAATTCGGAAAAGAACCTACGTGTTTGCAAGGCGTGAACAGGTTGCAAGGCACATTCG GTCTCTGACGCTGGAGGACGCACGGGAATTCTTTCTAAATTCCGTGATCGTCGCACCGTGGCTAGTTGTAGAACTAAGCAACTTGTTGGTCCCGTCCAGCTCCAACAACTTTGACGGATTCTCGGAGCCTCATGCAACCTCTGGCGTCGGGGGAATGATGACTTCGGGACCTGAAGCCTGTAGCTCCTCCGACAGTTTCTACGCTGAGCGCGGGATGCCCGATATGACCACT CTCGACATGAGAAGCAGCTCAAACCCTCTTTGGCGGTTGCGGAACAGTTGGGTTGATGTGGAGAGTATCAACGGTTTTCGCGAGGCCACTATGAACGCCTACACTCTCGGCATCCCCGAACTCTACCGGCGACAAGGGCGAGTTTCCAAACAGCAGAGTGCGTGA